From a single Euzebyales bacterium genomic region:
- a CDS encoding nuclear transport factor 2 family protein — protein sequence MSTTLYAPPKADTTARAFLDALARRDFAALRGLLADDVWFRILLPRHMVETHTAAEAVAAFHQWYGTVAAFEVQHLTHHTMAGREFVAYRFRLRPAWAPDQWHLIEQSGYARVRDGRLSRLDLVCTGFHPVDPA from the coding sequence ATGAGCACGACGCTGTACGCACCCCCGAAGGCAGACACCACGGCCCGCGCGTTCCTGGATGCGCTCGCCCGGCGGGACTTCGCGGCCCTGCGCGGCCTGCTCGCCGACGACGTCTGGTTCCGGATCCTGTTGCCTCGCCACATGGTCGAGACGCACACCGCCGCGGAGGCCGTCGCCGCGTTCCACCAGTGGTACGGGACCGTGGCCGCGTTCGAGGTGCAGCACCTCACCCATCACACGATGGCCGGACGGGAGTTCGTCGCCTACCGGTTCCGGCTCCGCCCCGCGTGGGCACCCGACCAGTGGCACCTCATCGAGCAGTCCGGTTACGCGCGGGTCCGTGACGGCCGCCTCAGCCGGCTCGATCTCGTCTGCACCGGCTTCCACCCCGTCGACCCGGCGTGA